The genomic DNA aaaaataatatttttgataataattttgatttttttaacccACTCTGAAGCgtaaaaacgactttttttttgggaagacgctaatttggtaaaaataaaaatattgactaGACCTTGGATTATTACTTGCATTAATCTAtagtaataacaattttttgttgtttttttggttttaagataattttaagcagaaaaatcttcctcactgTTCCGGAGGTGCTGTAGATCGGCTACTGGATCAAGGaagtccaaaatttttcaaaatgaatcatcgtttattaaagtacatttaattctgtaaatgcgcattctttttatttatttattaaataaaatgtctcttCACAAAAAAATCACAACTTTCAATCGGATATAACCTCTTAAGCAACAGCTCGTGAATATTaatttaagatatattattgtatgattatacttgaaaaaaatttgtctaGCCCGGTAATAGGAAGACATTTTCATTGGCTTACATTTCCAACAAACCAGCTTTTGCAGTGCGCGTCTATGTGTCGAATGGCCTGCGATTGATTGCAAGTTCGTACAAGCATgccaatgtatgtatgtatgtatatagtatatggtaAGGTGTTATATCGTTTATATCCATCTCATTTAGAGTGtgtatttaattcaaatataaacGTTGAGGTGAAATTGTAGCGACCCAAAATGAAATTAGCGGCACTAATTGACAATTGAAGtggttattgttgctgctgttgttgtggtcaAGTCACGAAATCAAACCGTCGACATCTTTTGAACATTATAAATGGCGCTAATTGCGCGGAAATAAATCAAAGTAACCACCAAAGTGATTGGCGTGCGTTGCCAAGATATGTAGCTACACACCCACACTTGCACACATACATGAACAAATATTATATGCCTGTGTGCATATCTTTCCATGAGATcagtataaatgtacatatttgtgaAATAGTTACTGTATTTGTGTGCTTATCATTATAGAGCGCGCGAGTGGAGTGATCGATACGCGCAAATGGCCGCCGGTACTGCGTAGTTTCGGCGCTGGCTAACATGGCGTATGAGCGACTTGTTTGCCGCATGGCAGCGTTTGTGACCGCGAATTGTGTACTTTTGAAATAGTTGTATGTGAGTGTGTCAATTTCGGGCAAATTTGCTACAGTTTACACGCATATTTTCATACGCGACCCACCAACAGTTTGCCGTGTTGAAATGTTTCAAATTTGTCAGACATAATAAGTTTACCCATaattacataaacaaaaatatactcaACTTTGCTGCCTGCCAGTGCGTGCCGCCATAAATCCGTGTGGATATTGACctactatttttaaattgtgttacTGTCACTGCTGTTTAAACGCTCTCAACTGAAGCGCCATGCAAATGTGTGTTCTCCTGCCTTTTCATAGGCCAAGCCCTACGTGGTCGTGTGGCATTGTCAAAGTTATTGCCACCCGCCCGTTCATTTGGGAAATTACCGTTAAGTGTTCATCTAATACCGGtgagataatatttaatttttcaatggcATTTTAAATGGTTGCGGTCATGAACACTGCCGACAGTTATGTTATTATGCGATATTGTTGCACTTTCGGATTGCGGCTGTTTTGCATGTTTTACATAAGCACTAAGTTTTGTGCGCTAAATTGTTGAGTTAGAGTTCAATTTGGTGGCCTGTCGTTCGTTTGCGctggattttaaatttttttaaaaataataaaatcgggAATTGAATTAAAGTAGTTTTTTAGttgtctaaaaaaatttaaaaatgcagcCAAGTTTACCATCGGATCAATTTTGACCCAGACGTATAAAAAACCTGcaaacattttcacgtattgtAACAAAAATTACCAGTCTCCTAAACCAATAAAAACAGTCCAACGTCTAATCCCACTTTCCATACACAGTATGGTCTTCAGTGCCTTCTGCGAAGTTAGGTTTGTTTGGTTTTGGCTAATTTTAGAAGCACAAACGCTAGATTGTTAGATCGTTCCgatgtaatatttataaaacttagtTTATGTAGGGTCCTTTCTACGTTGTCAATCATCTCTCTTGCGAACTCTActtgacgtcgtttttgcaaaatgtTCAGATCTTTTGGCACGAACACTTTTTGACATTCTTCATATCCAAAgctttaaccaaaatgtgttgagtcgattcatAAGAGACGTGGAGATCCTCTGCTaactctctgatgccaacataGCAATTCTCAAGCAATGTTTTTTTACCTCATATGAGGCATAGTTTCGAAGATTTCATGGCCTTCACTAAATGCTTTGTGGCACCCAAATACTGGTGTTCATGATAAAGTGGACTTCCCAAAATACTTCTGCAACTCTTTAAATTTAtatagccgtgattccattggaaacacaaaatttcaaggaaactcgttgtttattttttattatgataaaaattgCCAGACAAACATATTGCGTTTTAAGCTGCTGAATGCACATTATTTGACATATGGGGACCAAAATTcatacgaacataaaaaaggttgtatcAGTTTAGCTGAAACTTTAGTATAAATTCATTTGGCTTCTCATTAAACCATCCTTACAAAGTCAATGCAAAGTtcctattaaatttaaatactaattgttttattttcgctCCAGCAAGCCTTCACGATACAATTTATGTGAGTCCCTGAAGAAGATTGTTGCCACAAAGTAGTGTGTTCAATATTGTGGCGCTAGGATGAGCCATTAAATCTGTGCACTAAATATGTTGAACTCGAAAATTTATGTTCATATTCGATGTCAAAAAtgcaatacaaataaaaaatgcgtGTTTTACAAGCATGCACGCATAATAAATATGACTTCGCCTTGGTATGCAGAAGTCATTGAACGCGTTTGTCATAAAAACGCACAAAGACGCAAGAGATGTGACGAGCAAAGAAGAGGAGAAGATAGCAACGCAAAGAGATAGATGCTAAAAGTCACTTACtcaaactaataaaattttgaactgtGTCTTTGACAAAATGCCAATGAAGCCATCATCAGCTCCAAAGCGCACACTTACAAGCTGTTTGAAATCCGcgcgtgtgcgtgtgtatatATTCTCGTATGTGCTTGTGTATGCCGCAGAACATTACTAAAAGTACAAAGTCGTAAAAGCAGCAATTTGACCAAAAGAGCTAGTCAAGCCAGCCAAATATCCACAGTTTGCtggtgtgtgtgtaagtgtgagCAGCGATTGACAACAAATACAAGGATAAAACATTGTGCGCACAGTAAACAACAAAAGCTGCACTTTTTTTCTGATCTGGCAGCCTGACAACGacgaaatgtaaataaaaagtgaAGGCGTCACAAAGTCTGGAACTTTTATGGCATGGcgtaataaaaaaatctatattgcAGGATTGCAGGAAAGCTGCGCGGCGGCAGTGCTGGATGTGCAAACAAAACTACACGcacaaacaataatattttctataactCTGACAATACGGAAATTACCGTAACtgtataaataaagttataCGCTATTGATTTTAAAGTTAAACGGCAAAAGGAAAACTTTCAGGAGAATGGAAGAGAGCGAAGAGTGGAGGGTGAGGATTGAAGCAGATATTAACCAATAATAGTAATGCGAAGTGCAAATAAGAAATGCGAGTggcttataaaatataaaaccgaTGCTGCTAGCTAGCTAGAGCAAGTTGTCTGCCGTTGATGGATGAGATAAAAGGCCAAATGCAAGCGGGCTAACTATGTAAATAGTAAACGCCTAGgctgcacatacacacacttctCTATGTAGCGACAAGTTGTGGCTAGTGACCAGTTTTCTCGCTTGCtattgttttcgaaaaaatagtttGCTGAAAGAGGAGCACAAAGAAAAAACACTTTTCACTTAAATACTCATCTTACGGATTTAATGAAAGAGTGGAAGGAAATCGAGTCCTGTGTAACTACAATGAAATAGTGCAGCACAAGAAAGCACAAGAAAGTGGTGCGTACAATAGAAAATTATCTGAAAGAAAAGTGGAATTAAACAGAAAAAGTGCTGCTTAGCCTTTGTTCaactatttactttttttgcttGACTTCTCTTGTCATGAAGTTAGCGAAGGCCGGTCAGAAATTGGCCTATGAAAGCAGTCAGCCTTGTGGCGCCGAAGTTTTCTGTATTGTGGATGGGACAGTGAGGATGTGTCGACATTTAAGCGCTAAAAATTAATAGAccacattatatataatatataaagttataGAGACTATTTGTTTTTCTCTAAAAAGTCTCAGAATAAATGATACTTCTATAGGCCTTCCTGGTACTGATTCCATAAGATAACTGATTATATGAAAAAAGATTGAAATaatggtaaaatttaatgcctgaTTCTTAGTGAGAATAACAAATAATCCTATGAAACTAGATCTAGATGCTTTAAAGATTTTTCAGAGCCTAACGTTATTAGTAAAATTATGCCatagtgaaattaaatatagttaatttttaactaaaatataattttactccTTAATTTCATTGGCTTTCTTATCCCTCTTAACCCAGCGTCGCTTTAACCAATTCTTCCGTTAAATCACCTCTATGTTCAACCGTCGACTGGTGTGCTCTTGTCCgccacacatatatgtatttatcgtCAAACCGGCGAGTACTGACAAAGAAATGGAATaatacttttcatatttttaacattGTGGTTATAacttgtgttgttattgttgtggcgAAAGCCTGCTTTTGTCTGCCTCGACAGACACCATAAGTAGCATTTTAGCCTTCGTCCATTGAGTGTGTCTGTATGTGCTCATAAGTATGTAGTTGTGTTTGCTTTCACGTTTTTATCTCTCAATTCGCTTGACGCTCAGTTTACCCAGCACTTTGTGGCTGTCTTTCTTTCTGACTTTGTTCATTTGTAATTCTAATAGGAAACGGTCAATTCATTGAAATTTGTAAGTACAAAAGGCGAATATGGTTCTTGATCTAACTAATCGcttatgaaatattattatgtgGGTTCTGGGCAAGGAACAACGAGTACAAAAGGaaacaaaagtttatataaaatatttatgtgtaaagCGAAAGTAATACGGAGCAGTAGGAGGAAGCGTATAAAAGTTTTAGTGCACTTAAATATTTGGAAAGgattaaatatagttttttgtttttattacgaaACGCATTAAGGTTAGAATAAATTGAAAGCTTTGAATAGCGATTgaagaaaaaacaattattttaatatttgattgaCTGGAATGACGAAACTTTTGAATGATATATGCCAATAAAATGATAGTTTCAAGTTCTTCTTGATCTGTTATTACCGAGTCCATTATAAAGTTTATTCTTTTgtatgaaagtttttttgcgtcTCTCGCTGATTTCCTGAAAAGCTGGTGAAAATAATGTAAGCCTTAGGACAtaagcttttaaattttatatgaaataaaacaacaaattttatataaaaaagtcttcGTAACATCAATCATTGGTCAATGTTAGGTTATGTTGagaaatataatacatacaacaCCAAGAAACAAAACAATTGATTATGTGACACTAGATTGGGTCGCAGCGTATAAATTTAGTAAACATCTTTGTTGGATTGAATTTAGATGAGATAAGTAATAGAGATGCCAGTAACATATGTAAGTCTTCATCTATGCCTAtcgaaatttgtatattttgaagATTAGCGGCTTTCATCttgttgaaatttaaaacaaaatgtacgAAAGCAAATAACTAGTTATTAcgaatttatgtgcatatgttatataataaggTAATCTAGTAGTCATAAATTAACTTTCAGCTACTGAGTATGAAGCTTCAATTGCTTTCTTTTACACCACACTTAGTATTTTTCGCATAGCAATCTTGTACGACATttcaattatcaaaatttttacaaaaatatatacaagttcCAATATGGGAAAAAACTAGTTCAGGTTTGGACCAAATATAAATTgccgaaaaaaaagaaaaacaagctAGAACGTTAACTtaggctatatgctatagtgattcgacaAACGAGTAGCCTTTTAGCGAAAAAAGAGCGCTGGcaaaattccagatcgatatctcaaaaccggATGAACGGACATGCCTAAATGGACTAAGCTCGTTACCCTGATTATTTATacgatatgtatatatatgtgtggcaTAAGTATTATGTAtcgagtctccgacgtttccttctgtgtgttacaaacttcatgacaATCTTAACATACActgatcagggtataaaaatcaactATATGCCACTGTGAATTTAAAGCCACAGAGATGACTGAAACCTTAAACTGAGCCTAAAGCTAAGAAAATCAAGAAATAATGCTTTTTGTTCTAAATACTGTTCTTGTATggaagaaattgaaattttttcaaattttattaaaagcctGAATTGAATCAAAGTGTTATATAAATCCGCTAAATAATAGATTAATATTGCTTCCGACCaagaaacatttcaaaaattgcaaaatcataaaaaataggcTTTGTAATTTCCATAGCAGtttgtgttttaaaatttttttcactagATGTTTCTTGCTTTTTGCACGCATCGTACTTCGCGTCACCCTGTATAGTTGCATAAGTGTAAGCGGGTGAAAGCGCATTGCCGCCGTCCGATTCGCATTCACATCGGTCGTTGCAGTCGTAAACAAACAACAGCAGAGTCATCGTGCCCAATTCAACATTGTCGCCTCAACTCGAACTAAAATTCAATGACTACTCCAGAAAAAGAAGACAGAAGTGCTGAAGAGGAAAAAACACttgcacacatatgtaaatctacacagacacacacacacagtctgCCAGATATACGGAATAGACAGGCAGGCAGACAGTTGCCTAGGCAAATAAGCAATTCGACTGAGTTTAAAACCCGCATTTTTATTTAGTGTGAGAGTGTGAATGCGTGTGTGTGAAATGTGTGTTTGTGGCGAAATTCAGTGGAGATTGGCGCCAATTTGGCGGATGTCATCTCGGTTGTTGGCGtgccgttgttgttgccgttgccgTTGCCCTGTGTTGGTGTTTGCATTTATTTCTGgtagtttttgctgttgttgtttgtggcGTCATCATTCTGGTGGTTGCTGTTGCCGCCGCTGTTTTTCCTgtgacacaaacacacatatataatacaatgtcgcttatacataaatacaagaaTTGATTCGTTCGAGAAGAGTTTTTACATCCAAGTTGTGCTATTGATCACACATACACCtacgcatatacacatatatacatgtggaGGCTTTGTGTACAGGATCGTCGCTCTTCCTTAATAAACTGccatagcaacaaaaacatccAGCTACACACACACGAATATACAAAGAATGTAAAACTGCAATGAATATATGCGAAAttggcatgtgtgtgtgtgggattGTGGCTAAATATGAGGAGGAATATCTACATAAATCCAAACGTGTGTTTGGTTGTCGAGTATGACAAAACGAAAACTGCAGACGATTTCAAACGCGGTTGCTGTGTGTCACCAGACATCACGTGACAGGCTAAGTTAAAGAAAATTCCATATCGCTCGGGAACTGGCTGCAAATATTCGTGgtatttaaagaaattgaaatgaTTGATTGTcgttaagcaaataaatattaaatagcaCCTTCCAAAAATGTTGCTAGTAAAGGATAGTAAGTACTATGCATGAAGAAAGagtaagtaaatttaattaagttaaacCTTTAAAGGAAATAATTCAACAATAATCCAcagaaaataaattcataatcaATTCAGACATATCCCTCTCCCATTTCCGCAACGGCAGCCATCTTTTCTTGCAGTAGTTCCTTACCGCTGAAATCTATCTTGCTCCTAGAGATCTCATCAATCTTAATGCCCCTGACTATATTCCATTTACCACGTTGTATCTCCACGGGAAAGGTGAAGAAAATCTCTTTCGGTGTGCCATAGCTACCATCCGATGCGACCGTCATCGGTACCATAACACCCTGCGGTGTGCCCGTTATCCAGTCCCTCATCTGATCACACAACGCCTTTGCCGCCGACCAACCCGACGACATGCCACGCGCTGCAATTATTTCGGCGCCACGCTTGATTACTGCTTCCGCCAGTTGAGATTTAAAAACAGGCATTTCGTCACCCATATATTCTGCGAGGCGGTGACTCTTATTGTTGACAACCACGCTTGTTATCGAGCAATCCGGATACATCGAATCCGAGTGGTTGCCCCAAATAATTATATTCTTTATGTTTGCAGCAGAAATTTTCAAACTGTTTGCTATATAGCCAGCGGCACGATTGTAATCCAAACGGGCGTTTGTGGTGAAATTCTCACGTGGTATGGATGGTGCGTATTCAGCGCAAATATAGCACATGGTATTGCAGGGCTCAGCGAGCACTACGACCTTGCAGTCCTTGCGTGCGAAAGCTTCCAAACAGAGGCCTTGATCTTTAAATACTCTGCAATTGTTGGAAATTAGCTCATAGCGCTTCATGCCAGGCTGACGGCGTTTGCCGCCCATCAGAAAGGCCACTGATATATCTTGAAAAGCCACAACCGGATCACTGGTGGCGATCACGTCTCGCAGCAAGGGTAGTGCTGAGTCAATTAATTCCATTCGAAGGCCTTCCATTTTTCCTGTCTCTACCGGCAGATCGAACAGATGTAAAATCATGGGTTGCTTTAATCCGAATGCCATGCCGTGGGCAACAAGTCCAGCCAGTGAGTATGCAACTTGGCCGGCAGCTCCGGATATCAGCACGCGTATTACTTGTTCCTCCTTGGACGTCATCAAATGGTTGCACACgatattttgtgtttaaatCTTTTTTCTAACTTAagcaacttttttttctttacaatatttttattgatgtaACTCTTCGGTTTGCtagaaattttttctttgtaaacaaagtgttaaataataaataaaagtatttcttacaaatttttttttacaaatcccTCTATTCAAATACAGCTGCTGATTATAGGAGTGTTGCAGCAATTTTCACaaccataacaacaacattgtATTGTAAAGCCATAAGCAGCCTTAACTTGGCTCGTGAAttgaaataaaaccaaataaatagtCGCGACAACGCAAAGCCAAGCAATTGAAAAAATGTCTGCAACAACACTTGAAATACCGCTAACGGTATTTATTTACGAGCACAATGCTACTATATTTCAATTCAACTCACTATCGCTTGCTGCTGAGGCTGGCGCAGCGGCGGGTCTTCGGTAATGTGTAACTTTCCGCTCAACTACTCGCCTGCTTACTTTTGCCGCCAGGTTTGCCGCCACCGCCGTTGCGTTTTCAGCGCAGATTTGCGACATGCCAGCGTGGTTTTACACGCTTTTCAAATACTGTTTACTGTTTTTGAATACTTCTTCCTTTGCCATTGTTTTGCTGCGCGTCCGTCTTGCCTCGCCTCTTACTGCATTTACATTTGGCAGTGCATACTTTTTGGCTGCTAAGCCGTGTGCCGCTCACTTGAGCAAATGGCTGCTGTGGCTCACGTATATTTTTCACTGTCAGCTGTGTTGTGAAGTACAACGGTTTTTGTTGCGCTTGTTTTCATTTAGTTATTGTTGCCTGTGTTTATTGTTGtgcaagtttttatattttgatattctCTCGACTTTTGCTTGCTCTTTTTCAGTGACTCTTGTATACTTGTGTATGCGTATTCACAGCTCACTTTATTTGCatccatacatatttaattcatATGAacttatgtactatatatatcgGCTTGTATATTGCAACATCTCGCAACTCTTAGTTGGCGCATCCGTGTAATGCATACTTTTTGGCGCGGCAAACAATACCATATTCGCATGCATGTAATTGTAAGTTTTTACTGtgcagttattgttgtttgaATGAGCATACAATTTGACTATTATTTATGTTAATGTCTCGTCTGAGTTGCTGCTCTTTTCCCTCGATCTTGCAACGGTCTGCCCGTTTGTTGGCGAGTCGTGTGGTTCGTCGGCCTGTCCGTCTGCTTGTAACGCTCTTCACTAGAAGTGCTGTTTTCGGTTTCGTCGCAATGGTGAATCATAGTCTGTTTCATGAGTTGTTTGTCCCTTTGGTGGTTGCCGTGTCGGTTGGTTTGCTATGGGTTCACAGTAGCGGTCGGTGGGTATATGTAGTTGCTTCGGTGGCGGTTGccaagtgccgtttcagacagggacgcaaaagagtctcaaaccagtttattgtgggcgaggggacgacgaggaaagacgaagggaccgtgccactcgtgttcgggtggcacgctttgtgttctttttcgtaacagctcgctgctacccttttcagcattccttttcactttcaaatcctttgaatggttgcaagagcgctcggtttcaaatgaattcgatcgcaaatttgagttctgttatctatttttgtatgtaatatgcaaatatgtatgcatagaataatagaaatattatgacaaattgtaaataaggagaaaattaagatatagattatggagtaaagaaattatgaatttttaatacgcagtaaagaaattatgagtttttaatacttaaagattaggaaattgc from Bactrocera oleae isolate idBacOlea1 chromosome 3, idBacOlea1, whole genome shotgun sequence includes the following:
- the LOC138856128 gene encoding uncharacterized protein, whose product is MTSKEEQVIRVLISGAAGQVAYSLAGLVAHGMAFGLKQPMILHLFDLPVETGKMEGLRMELIDSALPLLRDVIATSDPVVAFQDISVAFLMGGKRRQPGMKRYELISNNCRVFKDQGLCLEAFARKDCKVVVLAEPCNTMCYICAEYAPSIPRENFTTNARLDYNRAAGYIANSLKISAANIKNIIIWGNHSDSMYPDCSITSVVVNNKSHRLAEYMGDEMPVFKSQLAEAVIKRGAEIIAARGMSSGWSAAKALCDQMRDWITGTPQGVMVPMTVASDGSYGTPKEIFFTFPVEIQRGKWNIVRGIKIDEISRSKIDFSGKELLQEKMAAVAEMGEGYV